A section of the Malus sylvestris chromosome 17, drMalSylv7.2, whole genome shotgun sequence genome encodes:
- the LOC126611615 gene encoding uncharacterized protein LOC126611615 isoform X6 has product MAVDVAEFQWRKFLSSLRDAESELSGSISITYFRTIKNLISSFKSIKNRAREIDIMPRSPYDYSEIIDFLYKLNDVLAECRIFAKECKELNKKLLLFNPFGFYFIQKMNNRLDGLRKELESLGDARGLDNDVGDCWAEEVEPPPCPVVDGFDEQVVYGFDELAEKVEDLLCREGSTGNGFTTIGVVGIAGVGKTTLVHKVLKRERVKGKFNPIIWLPFSGMREEEEQFSRFSFETCILDHLGKTLDGRIVDLGKILERLNQLFSGKRYLIVLDDVQRRHINIEDRLWRGLPKGSGGAVIVTSRLTEVARKVVEKRDLIYVEPLDKEICWSIFEETMENNKEVLNISLHKTLSKIENEIKDQCHGLPLAAKALAGIIPEQIREIESKRFLKQMYIPDELLKHDLVGEPSVDIPSCPVLVFVDIKDEKLGVQLYNEFCYRLNKKQVLAVLEEDSDSKGPIKVEDPESVLKEVYGALHKSKKFEFADYIQKRMRIIIVGGDDVVNRILGVICDLKLPESPSIVPISHGTENNIPLSFGWKVPKVDRQSVTSFLDQVQAAQQIKTDSWHILIKMKSIQSSTDLKEIPHFFHVFRPVRKGATETEVHKGDTETEVHKGDTETEVHKGDTETEVHKGDTETEVHKGDTETEVHKGDTETAVHKGATETEVHKGARETEVHKGDTETEVDEGDTETKVHKGATETEVHKGATETEVHKGATETKVHKGATETEDNLELSGGFWSYFSLGVDAPRSCGGYWSTARSLKSLVNVEVIRHGRLEPLKIPSGIKSIVCLNLPSDLGGSSNMNKDRKNMKPSVINDGQLEIVGLKEVLLAQNERIYLDQVQEIRFEFKGAAESVKMRIDGSPLKQLPPGIIDIKISRHSQVNILGNGDCAAKRGFSDSSEPRASGTDDSSNAKDKSTEESSNAKDKSTEASSSAKDKSTEESSSAKDKSTEASSNAQDSYKGRKKFGSADTFKYSETEDNSNAKDKSTEESSNAQDSSKAHKKFGSAGTFKMP; this is encoded by the exons ATGGCAGTGGACGTTGCAGAATTTCAATGGAGAAAGTTCTTGAGCTCGCTTCGAGACGCCGAGTCGGAATTATCAGGTTCAATTTCCATCACCTACTTCAGAACAATAAAAAATCTCATCTCTTCCTTCAAGTCGATCAAAAATCGGGCCAGAGAGATAGATATAATGCCCCGCAGTCCTTACGACTACTCTGAAATCATCGATTTTCTCTACAAACTCAACGACGTTTTGGCCGAGTGCCGAATCTTCGCAAAGGAATGCAAGGAGCTCAACAAGAAGCTCTTACTCTTCAACCCTTTTGGATTTTACTTCATCCAGAAGATGAATAATAGACTGGATGGATTGAGGAAGGAGCTGGAGAGTTTGGGGGACGCCCGGGGGCTGGACAATGACGTCGGAGATTGTTGGGCGGAGGAGGTGGAACCGCCACCTTGTCCAGTCGTTGATGGGTTTGATGAGCAGGTTGTTTATGGGTTTGATGAGCTGGCAGAAAAAGTTGAGGACTTGCTGTGTAGGGAGGGCTCTACCGGAAATGGGTTTACGACAATTGGGGTGGTGGGGATTGCTGGTGTGGGTAAGACCACCCTGGTGCACAAGGTTTTGAAAAGGGAGAGAGTAAAGGGTAAGTTTAATCCTATAATTTGGTTACCCTTTTCGGGTATGAGGGAAGAGGAAGAACAGTTTAGTAGGTTTAGCTTTGAGACGTGCATTCTCGATCATTTGGGCAAAACTCTGGATGGGAGGATTGTTGACCTTGGTAAGATCTTGGAAAGGCTCAACCAACTGTTTTCTGGTAAGAGGTATCTGATTGTGTTGGATGATGTGCAGCGGCGCCACATTAACATTGAGGATCGCTTATGGCGCGGATTGCCTAAGGGTAGCGGTGGTGCGGTCATTGTCACTAGTAGGTTAACAGAAGTGGCTCGAAAGGTGGTGGAAAAAAGGGACTTGATTTATGTTGAGCCTTTGGACAAAGAAATTTGCTGGAGCATATTTGAGGAGACTATGGAGAATAACAAAGAAGTTTTAAACATTTCACTTCACAAAACTTTGAGTAAGATTGAGAATGAAATTAAGGATCAATGTCATGGCCTTCCATTGGCTGCTAAGGCGCTTGCAGGAATCATTCCGGAGCAGATTCGTGAGATTGA GTCCAAACGTTTCTTGAAGCAGATGTATATACCTGACGAATTGCTTAAACATGATTTGGTTGGTGAACCTTCTGTCGATATACCAAGCTGCCCAGTTTTAGTGTTTGTTGATATAAAAGATGAAAAACTTGGAGTACAACTCTATAACGAATTTTGCTACCGTCTTAATAAAAAGCAG GTCCTTGCTGTGCTGGAAGAGGACTCTGATTCTAAGGGACCAATAAAGGTAGAGGATCCTGAGAGCGTGCTAAAGGAGGTTTATGGTGCTCTACATAAGAGTAAAAAATTTGAGTTTGCTGATTATATTCAAAAGAGGATGAGAATTATA ATTGTTGGTGGGGATGACGTGGTTAACCGGATTCTTGGAGTTATTTGTGATTTGAAATTACCAGAGTCGCCCTCCATTGTGCCGATATCACATGGGACTGAAAATAACATCCCACTTTCGTTTGGATGG AAGGTGCCTAAAGTTGATCGTCAATCAGTGACATCATTCCTGGATCAAGTACAAGCGGCACAACAGATAAAAACTGACAG CTGGCATATTCTCATTAAGATGAAATCTATTCAAAGTTCTACAGATCTTAAAGAAATACCACACTTTTTTCATGTATTTCGTCCTGTTCGCAAAGGGGCTACAGAAACTGAGGTTCACAAAGGGGATACAGAAACTGAGGTTCACAAAGGGGATACAGAAACTGAGGTTCACAAAGGGGATACAGAAACTGAG GTTCACAAAGGGGATACAGAGACTGAGGTTCACAAAGGGGACACAGAAACTGAGGTTCACAAAGGGGATACAGAAACTGCGGTTCACAAAGGGGCTACTGAAACTGAGGTTCACAAAGGGGCGAGAGAAACTGAGGTTCACAAAGGGGATACAGAAACTGAGGTTGACGAAGGGGATACAGAAACAAAGGTTCACAAAGGGGCGACAGAAACTGAGGTTCACAAAGGGGCTACAGAAACTGAGGTTCATAAAGGGGCTACAGAAACTAAGGTTCACAAGGGGGCTACGGAAACTGAG GATAATCTGGAATTATCAGGAGGATTCTGGAGCTATTTCAGCTTGG GAGTTGATGCTCCAAGATCGTGCGGAGGTTACTGGTCTACTGCAAG GTCCTTAAAATCACTTGTAAACGTTGAGGTTATAAGGCATGGTCGTTTGGAACCACTTAAAATTCCTAGCGG AATCAAGTCAATTGTTTGTCTTAACTTGCCAAGCGATCTTGGGGGATCATCCAATATGAACAAAGATCGAAAA AACATGAAGCCGTCTGTCATAAATGATGGACAGCTTGAAATTGTCGGTTTGAAAGAAGTTTTGCTGGCTCAGAACGAACGTATTTATCTTGATCAG GTACAAGAAATTCGTTTTGAGTTTAAGGGTGCTGCAGAATCTGTAAAGATGAGGATTGATGGATCGCCATTGAAACAACTACCACCTGGGATTATAGATATTAAAATCTCTAGACACTCTCAAGTCAACATTCTTGGCAACGGAGATTGCGCGGCAAAAAGAGGTTTCTCTGACTCATCGGAACCCCGTGCTTCTGGAACCGATGATAGTAGCAATGCGAAAGATAAGTCAACTGAGGAAAGTAGCAATGCGAAAGATAAGTCAACTGAGGCAAGTAGCAGTGCGAAAGATAAGTCAACTGAGGAAAGTAGCAGTGCGAAAGATAAGTCAACTGAGGCAAGTAGCAATGCTCAAGATAGCTATAAAGGACGTAAGAAGTTTGGTTCAGCGGACACTTTCAAATACTCTGAAACCGAGGATAATAGCAATGCGAAAGATAAGTCAACTGAGGAAAGTAGCAATGCTCAAGATAGCTCCAAAGCACATAAGAAGTTTGGTTCCGCAGGCACTTTCAAAATGCCGTAA
- the LOC126611615 gene encoding uncharacterized protein LOC126611615 isoform X27 codes for MAVDVAEFQWRKFLSSLRDAESELSGSISITYFRTIKNLISSFKSIKNRAREIDIMPRSPYDYSEIIDFLYKLNDVLAECRIFAKECKELNKKLLLFNPFGFYFIQKMNNRLDGLRKELESLGDARGLDNDVGDCWAEEVEPPPCPVVDGFDEQVVYGFDELAEKVEDLLCREGSTGNGFTTIGVVGIAGVGKTTLVHKVLKRERVKGKFNPIIWLPFSGMREEEEQFSRFSFETCILDHLGKTLDGRIVDLGKILERLNQLFSGKRYLIVLDDVQRRHINIEDRLWRGLPKGSGGAVIVTSRLTEVARKVVEKRDLIYVEPLDKEICWSIFEETMENNKEVLNISLHKTLSKIENEIKDQCHGLPLAAKALAGIIPEQIREIESKRFLKQMYIPDELLKHDLVGEPSVDIPSCPVLVFVDIKDEKLGVQLYNEFCYRLNKKQVLAVLEEDSDSKGPIKVEDPESVLKEVYGALHKSKKFEFADYIQKRMRIIIVGGDDVVNRILGVICDLKLPESPSIVPISHGTENNIPLSFGWKVPKVDRQSVTSFLDQVQAAQQIKTDSWHILIKMKSIQSSTDLKEIPHFFHVFRPVRKGATETEVHKGDTETEVHKGDTETEVHKGDTETEVHKGATETEVHKGDTETAVHKGDTETEVDEGDTETKVHKGATETEVHKGATETEVHKGATETKVHKGATETEDNLELSGGFWSYFSLGVDAPRSCGGYWSTARSLKSLVNVEVIRHGRLEPLKIPSGIKSIVCLNLPSDLGGSSNMNKDRKNMKPSVINDGQLEIVGLKEVLLAQNERIYLDQVQEIRFEFKGAAESVKMRIDGSPLKQLPPGIIDIKISRHSQVNILGNGDCAAKRGFSDSSEPRASGTDDSSNAKDKSTEESSNAKDKSTEASSSAKDKSTEESSSAKDKSTEASSNAQDSYKGRKKFGSADTFKYSETEDNSNAKDKSTEESSNAQDSSKAHKKFGSAGTFKMP; via the exons ATGGCAGTGGACGTTGCAGAATTTCAATGGAGAAAGTTCTTGAGCTCGCTTCGAGACGCCGAGTCGGAATTATCAGGTTCAATTTCCATCACCTACTTCAGAACAATAAAAAATCTCATCTCTTCCTTCAAGTCGATCAAAAATCGGGCCAGAGAGATAGATATAATGCCCCGCAGTCCTTACGACTACTCTGAAATCATCGATTTTCTCTACAAACTCAACGACGTTTTGGCCGAGTGCCGAATCTTCGCAAAGGAATGCAAGGAGCTCAACAAGAAGCTCTTACTCTTCAACCCTTTTGGATTTTACTTCATCCAGAAGATGAATAATAGACTGGATGGATTGAGGAAGGAGCTGGAGAGTTTGGGGGACGCCCGGGGGCTGGACAATGACGTCGGAGATTGTTGGGCGGAGGAGGTGGAACCGCCACCTTGTCCAGTCGTTGATGGGTTTGATGAGCAGGTTGTTTATGGGTTTGATGAGCTGGCAGAAAAAGTTGAGGACTTGCTGTGTAGGGAGGGCTCTACCGGAAATGGGTTTACGACAATTGGGGTGGTGGGGATTGCTGGTGTGGGTAAGACCACCCTGGTGCACAAGGTTTTGAAAAGGGAGAGAGTAAAGGGTAAGTTTAATCCTATAATTTGGTTACCCTTTTCGGGTATGAGGGAAGAGGAAGAACAGTTTAGTAGGTTTAGCTTTGAGACGTGCATTCTCGATCATTTGGGCAAAACTCTGGATGGGAGGATTGTTGACCTTGGTAAGATCTTGGAAAGGCTCAACCAACTGTTTTCTGGTAAGAGGTATCTGATTGTGTTGGATGATGTGCAGCGGCGCCACATTAACATTGAGGATCGCTTATGGCGCGGATTGCCTAAGGGTAGCGGTGGTGCGGTCATTGTCACTAGTAGGTTAACAGAAGTGGCTCGAAAGGTGGTGGAAAAAAGGGACTTGATTTATGTTGAGCCTTTGGACAAAGAAATTTGCTGGAGCATATTTGAGGAGACTATGGAGAATAACAAAGAAGTTTTAAACATTTCACTTCACAAAACTTTGAGTAAGATTGAGAATGAAATTAAGGATCAATGTCATGGCCTTCCATTGGCTGCTAAGGCGCTTGCAGGAATCATTCCGGAGCAGATTCGTGAGATTGA GTCCAAACGTTTCTTGAAGCAGATGTATATACCTGACGAATTGCTTAAACATGATTTGGTTGGTGAACCTTCTGTCGATATACCAAGCTGCCCAGTTTTAGTGTTTGTTGATATAAAAGATGAAAAACTTGGAGTACAACTCTATAACGAATTTTGCTACCGTCTTAATAAAAAGCAG GTCCTTGCTGTGCTGGAAGAGGACTCTGATTCTAAGGGACCAATAAAGGTAGAGGATCCTGAGAGCGTGCTAAAGGAGGTTTATGGTGCTCTACATAAGAGTAAAAAATTTGAGTTTGCTGATTATATTCAAAAGAGGATGAGAATTATA ATTGTTGGTGGGGATGACGTGGTTAACCGGATTCTTGGAGTTATTTGTGATTTGAAATTACCAGAGTCGCCCTCCATTGTGCCGATATCACATGGGACTGAAAATAACATCCCACTTTCGTTTGGATGG AAGGTGCCTAAAGTTGATCGTCAATCAGTGACATCATTCCTGGATCAAGTACAAGCGGCACAACAGATAAAAACTGACAG CTGGCATATTCTCATTAAGATGAAATCTATTCAAAGTTCTACAGATCTTAAAGAAATACCACACTTTTTTCATGTATTTCGTCCTGTTCGCAAAGGGGCTACAGAAACTGAGGTTCACAAAGGGGATACAGAAACTGAGGTTCACAAAGGGGATACAGAAACTGAGGTTCACAAAGGGGATACAGAAACTGAGGTTCACAAAGGGGCTACTGAAACTGAG GTTCACAAAGGGGATACAGAAACTGCG GTTCACAAAGGGGATACAGAAACTGAGGTTGACGAAGGGGATACAGAAACAAAGGTTCACAAAGGGGCGACAGAAACTGAGGTTCACAAAGGGGCTACAGAAACTGAGGTTCATAAAGGGGCTACAGAAACTAAGGTTCACAAGGGGGCTACGGAAACTGAG GATAATCTGGAATTATCAGGAGGATTCTGGAGCTATTTCAGCTTGG GAGTTGATGCTCCAAGATCGTGCGGAGGTTACTGGTCTACTGCAAG GTCCTTAAAATCACTTGTAAACGTTGAGGTTATAAGGCATGGTCGTTTGGAACCACTTAAAATTCCTAGCGG AATCAAGTCAATTGTTTGTCTTAACTTGCCAAGCGATCTTGGGGGATCATCCAATATGAACAAAGATCGAAAA AACATGAAGCCGTCTGTCATAAATGATGGACAGCTTGAAATTGTCGGTTTGAAAGAAGTTTTGCTGGCTCAGAACGAACGTATTTATCTTGATCAG GTACAAGAAATTCGTTTTGAGTTTAAGGGTGCTGCAGAATCTGTAAAGATGAGGATTGATGGATCGCCATTGAAACAACTACCACCTGGGATTATAGATATTAAAATCTCTAGACACTCTCAAGTCAACATTCTTGGCAACGGAGATTGCGCGGCAAAAAGAGGTTTCTCTGACTCATCGGAACCCCGTGCTTCTGGAACCGATGATAGTAGCAATGCGAAAGATAAGTCAACTGAGGAAAGTAGCAATGCGAAAGATAAGTCAACTGAGGCAAGTAGCAGTGCGAAAGATAAGTCAACTGAGGAAAGTAGCAGTGCGAAAGATAAGTCAACTGAGGCAAGTAGCAATGCTCAAGATAGCTATAAAGGACGTAAGAAGTTTGGTTCAGCGGACACTTTCAAATACTCTGAAACCGAGGATAATAGCAATGCGAAAGATAAGTCAACTGAGGAAAGTAGCAATGCTCAAGATAGCTCCAAAGCACATAAGAAGTTTGGTTCCGCAGGCACTTTCAAAATGCCGTAA
- the LOC126611615 gene encoding uncharacterized protein LOC126611615 isoform X41, with translation MAVDVAEFQWRKFLSSLRDAESELSGSISITYFRTIKNLISSFKSIKNRAREIDIMPRSPYDYSEIIDFLYKLNDVLAECRIFAKECKELNKKLLLFNPFGFYFIQKMNNRLDGLRKELESLGDARGLDNDVGDCWAEEVEPPPCPVVDGFDEQVVYGFDELAEKVEDLLCREGSTGNGFTTIGVVGIAGVGKTTLVHKVLKRERVKGKFNPIIWLPFSGMREEEEQFSRFSFETCILDHLGKTLDGRIVDLGKILERLNQLFSGKRYLIVLDDVQRRHINIEDRLWRGLPKGSGGAVIVTSRLTEVARKVVEKRDLIYVEPLDKEICWSIFEETMENNKEVLNISLHKTLSKIENEIKDQCHGLPLAAKALAGIIPEQIREIESKRFLKQMYIPDELLKHDLVGEPSVDIPSCPVLVFVDIKDEKLGVQLYNEFCYRLNKKQVLAVLEEDSDSKGPIKVEDPESVLKEVYGALHKSKKFEFADYIQKRMRIIIVGGDDVVNRILGVICDLKLPESPSIVPISHGTENNIPLSFGWKVPKVDRQSVTSFLDQVQAAQQIKTDSWHILIKMKSIQSSTDLKEIPHFFHVFRPVRKGATETEVHKGDTETEVHKGDTETEVHKGDTETEVHKGDTETEVDEGDTETKVHKGATETEVHKGATETEVHKGATETKVHKGATETEDNLELSGGFWSYFSLGVDAPRSCGGYWSTARSLKSLVNVEVIRHGRLEPLKIPSGIKSIVCLNLPSDLGGSSNMNKDRKNMKPSVINDGQLEIVGLKEVLLAQNERIYLDQVQEIRFEFKGAAESVKMRIDGSPLKQLPPGIIDIKISRHSQVNILGNGDCAAKRGFSDSSEPRASGTDDSSNAKDKSTEESSNAKDKSTEASSSAKDKSTEESSSAKDKSTEASSNAQDSYKGRKKFGSADTFKYSETEDNSNAKDKSTEESSNAQDSSKAHKKFGSAGTFKMP, from the exons ATGGCAGTGGACGTTGCAGAATTTCAATGGAGAAAGTTCTTGAGCTCGCTTCGAGACGCCGAGTCGGAATTATCAGGTTCAATTTCCATCACCTACTTCAGAACAATAAAAAATCTCATCTCTTCCTTCAAGTCGATCAAAAATCGGGCCAGAGAGATAGATATAATGCCCCGCAGTCCTTACGACTACTCTGAAATCATCGATTTTCTCTACAAACTCAACGACGTTTTGGCCGAGTGCCGAATCTTCGCAAAGGAATGCAAGGAGCTCAACAAGAAGCTCTTACTCTTCAACCCTTTTGGATTTTACTTCATCCAGAAGATGAATAATAGACTGGATGGATTGAGGAAGGAGCTGGAGAGTTTGGGGGACGCCCGGGGGCTGGACAATGACGTCGGAGATTGTTGGGCGGAGGAGGTGGAACCGCCACCTTGTCCAGTCGTTGATGGGTTTGATGAGCAGGTTGTTTATGGGTTTGATGAGCTGGCAGAAAAAGTTGAGGACTTGCTGTGTAGGGAGGGCTCTACCGGAAATGGGTTTACGACAATTGGGGTGGTGGGGATTGCTGGTGTGGGTAAGACCACCCTGGTGCACAAGGTTTTGAAAAGGGAGAGAGTAAAGGGTAAGTTTAATCCTATAATTTGGTTACCCTTTTCGGGTATGAGGGAAGAGGAAGAACAGTTTAGTAGGTTTAGCTTTGAGACGTGCATTCTCGATCATTTGGGCAAAACTCTGGATGGGAGGATTGTTGACCTTGGTAAGATCTTGGAAAGGCTCAACCAACTGTTTTCTGGTAAGAGGTATCTGATTGTGTTGGATGATGTGCAGCGGCGCCACATTAACATTGAGGATCGCTTATGGCGCGGATTGCCTAAGGGTAGCGGTGGTGCGGTCATTGTCACTAGTAGGTTAACAGAAGTGGCTCGAAAGGTGGTGGAAAAAAGGGACTTGATTTATGTTGAGCCTTTGGACAAAGAAATTTGCTGGAGCATATTTGAGGAGACTATGGAGAATAACAAAGAAGTTTTAAACATTTCACTTCACAAAACTTTGAGTAAGATTGAGAATGAAATTAAGGATCAATGTCATGGCCTTCCATTGGCTGCTAAGGCGCTTGCAGGAATCATTCCGGAGCAGATTCGTGAGATTGA GTCCAAACGTTTCTTGAAGCAGATGTATATACCTGACGAATTGCTTAAACATGATTTGGTTGGTGAACCTTCTGTCGATATACCAAGCTGCCCAGTTTTAGTGTTTGTTGATATAAAAGATGAAAAACTTGGAGTACAACTCTATAACGAATTTTGCTACCGTCTTAATAAAAAGCAG GTCCTTGCTGTGCTGGAAGAGGACTCTGATTCTAAGGGACCAATAAAGGTAGAGGATCCTGAGAGCGTGCTAAAGGAGGTTTATGGTGCTCTACATAAGAGTAAAAAATTTGAGTTTGCTGATTATATTCAAAAGAGGATGAGAATTATA ATTGTTGGTGGGGATGACGTGGTTAACCGGATTCTTGGAGTTATTTGTGATTTGAAATTACCAGAGTCGCCCTCCATTGTGCCGATATCACATGGGACTGAAAATAACATCCCACTTTCGTTTGGATGG AAGGTGCCTAAAGTTGATCGTCAATCAGTGACATCATTCCTGGATCAAGTACAAGCGGCACAACAGATAAAAACTGACAG CTGGCATATTCTCATTAAGATGAAATCTATTCAAAGTTCTACAGATCTTAAAGAAATACCACACTTTTTTCATGTATTTCGTCCTGTTCGCAAAGGGGCTACAGAAACTGAGGTTCACAAAGGGGATACAGAAACTGAGGTTCACAAAGGGGATACAGAAACTGAGGTTCACAAAGGGGATACAGAAACTGAG GTTCACAAAGGGGATACAGAAACTGAGGTTGACGAAGGGGATACAGAAACAAAGGTTCACAAAGGGGCGACAGAAACTGAGGTTCACAAAGGGGCTACAGAAACTGAGGTTCATAAAGGGGCTACAGAAACTAAGGTTCACAAGGGGGCTACGGAAACTGAG GATAATCTGGAATTATCAGGAGGATTCTGGAGCTATTTCAGCTTGG GAGTTGATGCTCCAAGATCGTGCGGAGGTTACTGGTCTACTGCAAG GTCCTTAAAATCACTTGTAAACGTTGAGGTTATAAGGCATGGTCGTTTGGAACCACTTAAAATTCCTAGCGG AATCAAGTCAATTGTTTGTCTTAACTTGCCAAGCGATCTTGGGGGATCATCCAATATGAACAAAGATCGAAAA AACATGAAGCCGTCTGTCATAAATGATGGACAGCTTGAAATTGTCGGTTTGAAAGAAGTTTTGCTGGCTCAGAACGAACGTATTTATCTTGATCAG GTACAAGAAATTCGTTTTGAGTTTAAGGGTGCTGCAGAATCTGTAAAGATGAGGATTGATGGATCGCCATTGAAACAACTACCACCTGGGATTATAGATATTAAAATCTCTAGACACTCTCAAGTCAACATTCTTGGCAACGGAGATTGCGCGGCAAAAAGAGGTTTCTCTGACTCATCGGAACCCCGTGCTTCTGGAACCGATGATAGTAGCAATGCGAAAGATAAGTCAACTGAGGAAAGTAGCAATGCGAAAGATAAGTCAACTGAGGCAAGTAGCAGTGCGAAAGATAAGTCAACTGAGGAAAGTAGCAGTGCGAAAGATAAGTCAACTGAGGCAAGTAGCAATGCTCAAGATAGCTATAAAGGACGTAAGAAGTTTGGTTCAGCGGACACTTTCAAATACTCTGAAACCGAGGATAATAGCAATGCGAAAGATAAGTCAACTGAGGAAAGTAGCAATGCTCAAGATAGCTCCAAAGCACATAAGAAGTTTGGTTCCGCAGGCACTTTCAAAATGCCGTAA